One stretch of Monomorium pharaonis isolate MP-MQ-018 chromosome 10, ASM1337386v2, whole genome shotgun sequence DNA includes these proteins:
- the LOC105835227 gene encoding RNA-binding protein 45: MADHRERDSYYSQTDLRSKNDDPPNSRLFVICHKSLEEDDLRKAFEKFGKIEDIWVVKDRNTGENKGVTYIKFFKTSEAAFALEEMNGKMLGSVGRPIKVMIASNRDQGSVRETNEEERWVRLFCVLPKTMTDSELQQEFSKFGAIEYATVVKDRSTNESKGFGYVKFKKVSSAARAFEECDRKYKAVFAEPKKPKSDHNDVKYNNGLSSAAYDGTGASYGPTNFGKSSISLEIATNYSNSEGYTRLQVIAHPALNQDQLWKLFDIVPGMDYCHLKTDVRYRMPRGQAVVVYNNPSAAAYAREKFHGFEYPPGHRMIVKPDLTSAPPKGASKPGGSTAGSVASARTDLAHLAETIAQATSLIQAAGLTAPSLDHISVKLPPVQPMASIDAEVAKRCFIVCGPPVPPIYAMKDAFCRFGNLIDVYMLPGKNCGYAKYASVSSANEAIEVLHGQEICGSRLKVLEAEERNVGEDRRKRLRMDEDEN; the protein is encoded by the exons ATGGCCGACCACAGGGAACGGGACTCGTATTACTCGCAGACGGATCTCCGCTCCAAAAATGACGATCCGCCGAACTCACGTCTCTTCGTCATCTGCCACAAAAGCCTCGAGGAAGACGATCTCAGGAAGGCATTCGAGAAGTTCGGCAAGATCGAGGACATCTGGGTGGTTAAGGATCGTAATACGGGCGAGAATAAAG GTGTCACATATATCAAGTTCTTTAAAACGTCAGAAGCAGCGTTCGCTCTGGAAGAGATGAATGGCAAGATGTTGGGCTCTGTCGGCAGACCTATCAAAGTGATGATCGCTTCGAA CCGGGATCAAGGTTCTGTGCGCGAGACGAACGAAGAGGAGAGGTGGGTTCGCTTATTCTGTGTATTACCGAAAACAATGACTGACAGCGAGTTGCAACAGGAGTTCTCCAAGTTCGGTGCGATAGAGTACGCAACGGTCGTGAAGGATCGCAGCACGAACGAGTCCAAGGGCTTCGGCTACGTAAAATTCAAGAAGGTATCGAGCGCAGCGCGGGCGTTCGAGGAGTGCGACAGGAAGTACAAAGCGGTGTTTGCCGAGCCGAAGAAACCGAAATCCGATCACAACGATGTCAAGTACAACAATGGGTTGTCCAGTGCCGCGTATGACGGCACCGGCGCCAGCTATGGTCCCACGAACTTCGGCAAGAGCAGCATCAGCCTGGAGATCGCGACCAACTACTCCAACTCGGAGGGCTATACGCGTCTGCAGGTGATCGCGCACCCGGCGCTGAATCAAGACCAGCTATGGAAGCTTTTTGATATAGTGCCTGGGATGGATTACTGCCACTTGAAGACCGATGTTAGATACAGGATGCCGCGTGGCCAGGCGGTAGTGGTGTACAACAATCCGAGCGCGGCGGCATACGCGCGCGAGAAGTTCCACGGTTTTGAATATCCGCCTGGTCATCGGATGATCGTCAAACCGGATCTGACGAGCGCACCACCGAAGGGCGCGTCAAAACCTGGGGGGTCGACCGCCGGCAGTGTCGCCAGCGCGAGGACTGATCTGGCGCATTTAGCAGAGACGATTGCTCAAGCCACCTCGTTGATTCAAGCTGCAGGTCTGACAGCACCGA GCTTAGACCACATATCCGTGAAGTTACCACCTGTACAACCGATGGCGAGTATAGACGCTGAGGTCGCTAAGAGGTGTTTCATCGTATGCGGTCCACCAGTGCCACCTATCTACGCTATGAAGGACGCGTTCTGTAGGTTTGGAAATCTCATAGATGTATATATGTTACCCGGCAAGAATTGCGGATATGCGAAATATGCCAGCGTCAGCAGCGCAAATGAGGCGATTGAG GTCCTACATGGTCAGGAGATTTGTGGATCTCGGCTGAAAGTCCTTGAGGCGGAGGAACGAAACGTCGGTGAAGATCGACGGAAACGATTACGAATGGATGAAGATGAGAACTGA
- the LOC105835226 gene encoding LOW QUALITY PROTEIN: 6-phosphogluconate dehydrogenase, decarboxylating (The sequence of the model RefSeq protein was modified relative to this genomic sequence to represent the inferred CDS: deleted 1 base in 1 codon), translated as MNSMSFRTADIALIGLAVMGQNLILNMNDHGFVVCAYNRTVDKVKSFLENEAKGTKVIGAYSLKEMVSKLKTPRIVMLLVKAGTAVDAFIEQLLSLLSNGDIIIDGGNSEYQDTERRTKDLEQKGILFVGSGVSGGEDGARYGPSLMPGGNPKAWPHIKPIFQAICAKANGEPCCDWVGETGAGHFVKMVHNGIEYGDMQIICEAYHLMRSGLRLTPQEMSAVFNEWNKGELDSFLIEITRDILQYKDEKGYLLERIRDTAGQKGTGKWTAIAALDYGVPVTLIGESVFSRCLSALKDERVEASAVLSGPDPVYEGDKKQFLEHLRKALYVAKIISYAQGFMLLREAAKIHNWNLNYGGIALMWRGGCIIRSAFLGNIKAAYDKNPKLSNLLLDEFFAKAMNVCHRSARIVVSAAVTMGIPTPALSTALAFYDGFRTARLPANLLQAQRDYFGAHTYELLGQEGKFVHTNWTGHGGNVSASTYDA; from the exons ATGAACTCTATGTCTTTCAGGACAGCAGACATTGCTCTCATTGGGCTAGCAGTTATGGGGCAGAATCTAATTCTGAACATGAATGACCATGGCTTTGTCGTGTGCGCCTATAACCGCACCGTGGACAAAGTCAAGTCCTTCCTCGAGAATGAAGCCAAGGGTACAAAAGTTATAGGTGCCTACAGTTTGAAGGAAATGGTGAGCAAGCTGAAGACTCCAAGAATAGTAATGTTGTTGGTTAAAG CTGGCACAGCAGTGGATGCCTTTATTGAACAATTGTTGTCCCTTCTCTCCAATGGGGATATTATCATCGACGGTGGTAATTCGGAGTATCAGGACACTGAAAGACGTACCAAGGATCTGGAGCAGAAAGGCATTCTCTTTGTGGGCAGTGGAGTAAGCGGAGGAGAAGATGGTGCGAGATATGGACCCTCCTTGATGCCTGGTGGCAATCCCAAAGCATGGCCGCATATCAAACCCATTTTCCAA GCAATATGCGCAAAAGCTAACGGAGAGCCATGCTGCGACTGGGTAGGTGAGACCGGCGCGGGACACTTCGTTAAGATGGTGCACAACGGCATCGAGTACGGTGACATGCAGATCATCTGCGAGGCGTACCACCTGATGCGTAGTGGCTTGCGGCTTACGCCGCAGGAGATGAGCGCGGTGTTTAACGAATGGAATAAGGGTGAA TTGGACTCGTTTCTGATCGAGATCACGCGCGACATCCTCCAGTATAAGGATGAGAAGGGCTATCTGCTTGAGCGTATCAGGGACACCGCCGGCCAGAAGGGCACCGGCAAGTGGACGGCGATTGCCGCGCTGGATTACGGCGTGCCGGTTACGCTGATTGGCGAGTCGGTCTTCTCCAGGTGCCTGTCCGCATTGAAGGACGAACGCGTGGAGGCGAGCGCAGTGCTGTCGGGCCCGGATCCAGTGTACGAGGGCGATAAGAAGCAGTTCCTCGAGCACTTGAGAAAGGCCTTGTACGTCGCGAAAATTATCTCGTACGCGCAGGGCTTCATGTTGCTGAGAGAGGCCGCCAAGATCCATAATTGGAACTTGAATTATGGTGGAATAGCGTTGATGTGGCGAGGCGGGTGTATCATTAGAAG CGCATTCCTGGGAAATATAAAAGCGGCGTACGATAAAAATCCGAAATTATCCAACTTATTGTTGGACGAGTTCTTCGCTAAGGCTATGAACGTGTGCCATCGGAGTGCCAGAATAGTGGTGAGCGCTGCTGTGACGATGGGTATACCGACACCTGCTCTATCGACGGCTTTGGCTTTCTACGATGGATTCAGAACAGCGCGATTACCGGCGAATTTGCTGCAGGCCCAGCGCGACTACTTCGGCGCTCACACGTACGAACTGCTCGGTCAGGAAGGGAAGTTTGTTCACACGAACTGGACCGGACACGGCGGAAACGTATCCGCTTCCACGTATGACGCGTAA
- the LOC105833276 gene encoding uncharacterized protein LOC105833276 isoform X3, which translates to MDTASSSTNCNSFLSNFVGFPMFNKNTKKDVQKDSFLLRNRNRSLFDNIDSSWLSTCWDNLRLYLDENNQCIDNNDQWQDHKNNDNVSSSPSLTSEKGYANSCEGDNNNNVYESISLKAKKNELPITASTSKVPKYNYNCEQNMSNLTKNLTQEYNMKMKINIDVNTYFKKCVKKRSTVTLEMEETEKIDTFKDFLLKDDLEDVETKLKQNVSYHVSYVIQIVTFVTLIVNVKKWSGQMKSLISKLWKKSNKK; encoded by the exons ATGGATACAGCAAGTAGCAGTACTAACTGTAATAGTtttctgtcaaattttgtagGATTTCCAAtgttcaataaaaatactaagAAAGATGTTCAAAAAG ATTCATTCCTACTGAGAAATAGGAATCGAAGTCTATTCGATAACATCGATTCATCATGGCTTAGTACATGTTGGGATAACTTGAGGTTATATTTGGATGAGAATAATCAGTGTATTGATAACAATGATCAGTGGCaagatcataaaaataatgataacgtCTCATCAAGTCCAAGCTTGACCTCTGAGAAAGGTTAtgcaa ATTCATGTGAaggtgataataataataatgtttatgaGTCAATATCATTAAAAGCAAAGAAGAATGAATTGCCAATAACTGCCAGTACTAGTAAAGTACCAAAGTATAACTATAATTGTGAACAAA ACATGAGTAATCTTACAAAAAACCTAACTCAGGAATACAAtatgaaaatgaaaataaatattgatgtgAATACATACTTTAAAAAGTGCGTAAAAAAACGTTCGACTGTTACTCTTGAAATGGAAGAAACGgaaaaaattgatacttttaaagattttctattaaaagatGATCTTGAAGATGtggaaacaaaattaaaacagaacgTATCTTATCACGTATCTTATGTGATCCAAATA GTAACATTTGTAACATTAATTGTAAACGTGAAAAAATGGTCAGGACAGATGAAATCACTGATCTCTAAATTATGGaagaaatcaaataaaaaatag
- the LOC105833276 gene encoding uncharacterized protein LOC105833276 isoform X1 has translation MDTASSSTNCNSFLSNFVGFPMFNKNTKKDVQKGPLLLDSFLLRNRNRSLFDNIDSSWLSTCWDNLRLYLDENNQCIDNNDQWQDHKNNDNVSSSPSLTSEKGYANSCEGDNNNNVYESISLKAKKNELPITASTSKVPKYNYNCEQNMSNLTKNLTQEYNMKMKINIDVNTYFKKCVKKRSTVTLEMEETEKIDTFKDFLLKDDLEDVETKLKQNVSYHVSYVIQIVTFVTLIVNVKKWSGQMKSLISKLWKKSNKK, from the exons ATGGATACAGCAAGTAGCAGTACTAACTGTAATAGTtttctgtcaaattttgtagGATTTCCAAtgttcaataaaaatactaagAAAGATGTTCAAAAAG gtcCATTACTTTTAGATTCATTCCTACTGAGAAATAGGAATCGAAGTCTATTCGATAACATCGATTCATCATGGCTTAGTACATGTTGGGATAACTTGAGGTTATATTTGGATGAGAATAATCAGTGTATTGATAACAATGATCAGTGGCaagatcataaaaataatgataacgtCTCATCAAGTCCAAGCTTGACCTCTGAGAAAGGTTAtgcaa ATTCATGTGAaggtgataataataataatgtttatgaGTCAATATCATTAAAAGCAAAGAAGAATGAATTGCCAATAACTGCCAGTACTAGTAAAGTACCAAAGTATAACTATAATTGTGAACAAA ACATGAGTAATCTTACAAAAAACCTAACTCAGGAATACAAtatgaaaatgaaaataaatattgatgtgAATACATACTTTAAAAAGTGCGTAAAAAAACGTTCGACTGTTACTCTTGAAATGGAAGAAACGgaaaaaattgatacttttaaagattttctattaaaagatGATCTTGAAGATGtggaaacaaaattaaaacagaacgTATCTTATCACGTATCTTATGTGATCCAAATA GTAACATTTGTAACATTAATTGTAAACGTGAAAAAATGGTCAGGACAGATGAAATCACTGATCTCTAAATTATGGaagaaatcaaataaaaaatag
- the LOC105833276 gene encoding uncharacterized protein LOC105833276 isoform X2: protein MDTASSSTNCNSFLSNFVGFPMFNKNTKKDVQKGPLLLDSFLLRNRNRSLFDNIDSSWLSTCWDNLRLYLDENNQCIDNNDQWQDHKNNDNVSSSPSLTSEKDSCEGDNNNNVYESISLKAKKNELPITASTSKVPKYNYNCEQNMSNLTKNLTQEYNMKMKINIDVNTYFKKCVKKRSTVTLEMEETEKIDTFKDFLLKDDLEDVETKLKQNVSYHVSYVIQIVTFVTLIVNVKKWSGQMKSLISKLWKKSNKK from the exons ATGGATACAGCAAGTAGCAGTACTAACTGTAATAGTtttctgtcaaattttgtagGATTTCCAAtgttcaataaaaatactaagAAAGATGTTCAAAAAG gtcCATTACTTTTAGATTCATTCCTACTGAGAAATAGGAATCGAAGTCTATTCGATAACATCGATTCATCATGGCTTAGTACATGTTGGGATAACTTGAGGTTATATTTGGATGAGAATAATCAGTGTATTGATAACAATGATCAGTGGCaagatcataaaaataatgataacgtCTCATCAAGTCCAAGCTTGACCTCTGAGAAAG ATTCATGTGAaggtgataataataataatgtttatgaGTCAATATCATTAAAAGCAAAGAAGAATGAATTGCCAATAACTGCCAGTACTAGTAAAGTACCAAAGTATAACTATAATTGTGAACAAA ACATGAGTAATCTTACAAAAAACCTAACTCAGGAATACAAtatgaaaatgaaaataaatattgatgtgAATACATACTTTAAAAAGTGCGTAAAAAAACGTTCGACTGTTACTCTTGAAATGGAAGAAACGgaaaaaattgatacttttaaagattttctattaaaagatGATCTTGAAGATGtggaaacaaaattaaaacagaacgTATCTTATCACGTATCTTATGTGATCCAAATA GTAACATTTGTAACATTAATTGTAAACGTGAAAAAATGGTCAGGACAGATGAAATCACTGATCTCTAAATTATGGaagaaatcaaataaaaaatag